tttatacatttacatcTGCTGTAGGCAACAACGTTAATCTCAGAAACTTCGTATGTGTTGTCACTTTCTCATGACGGACACAAACATGTACGCTTGCGCGAACACTGTAAACAGAATCTCTCTTCCACACATTCGCCTACATAACTACCCACACCCTGGCAAACCCACATAGATATAGACGGGTGCATAAACAAAGTAACTTGCAGATAACATGAGCGATAGCGCCATCGCGATATCGTGACTTATCCATTCttgttgtaaaaataaagcGCTGACAACAAACCAGATCAATCCCGTCATACTCTGCGTGCTGTCAACAACGTCACTGAACTATGTACATGTCCAGAGGTTACTTTAACAGTCACCTGATTTAGTAAGAAGAAAAAGGTCACACCTGTGATCAGACAAGCACTCCTGCTACGACAAGCGTCGAGAAAAGACAAGAGTTCAAGTGGCGTGGACGTGGCTGAAGAAAACAGTAACCGTCGGTAGATATTTTGGAAGCACTGTCGTGTACTTTGTGTGTCTTACCTTCACTGATACAGAAAACAGCGATGGCAACGAGATTTCctactgatgatgatgctacATCCATTTGCAGCATTTGTCTGGAGCCGTACAAGGGACGTAATCCAAAGCTTTTGCCCTGTTTTCACACACTTTGCCTCCCCTGTTTGAAAGACTTGGAACAGCACAGCCTGGTGAGTACAAAATGTATATTGATATGTACAAACACTCACAGCAGATAAATTAAGATACGACCGTACTTTTAACCCCTTAGGCAAGAGTGAGACAAGCAAAGTACCAAAAAGCTGTTAATAAGGTGGCACATATCTTAAAACTGCAACATGCCAGAcacatataaatttattattttttatccacATTTGACTGTAAAAGGCCGGGATGTGCATGCCTTATTTCACCTTGTCAGGTACTTACTAATGACAGCTCACACCAAATCTCATTGCAACATGTGTTTGGTCTCATGACAAGCTGTAGATAACACGCAATAGGAAGAGGACAGAATGGTTGccaacacattttatttgaaggAAGAGGAACATTCTAAAGTTATATAATGGGTTATGTTATTCTAAGTAAACACCTCCGGGTAGACATGCATACACAGGGTACATAATAATGTTAGGAGTCACATAGATGCAAAACACTATGGTGTCATTGATGCAGaagcaaaacaataaacttCAAACTTTAGTAAGCAAGTAGCATAAGAATAAGATGATTGCTAACTTGGGATTTCGGGGACCGcaggtttttctttctctttctgtctctgccTAACATtactctacttttttttcttttggcctctttcttttgttgagCGTAAGCTCGAACCAGCACCAGTTATATTTGATGGAGATGTTGCGGTCTTTTAACCTAAATTTTAAATTCTctatgttatttctttatttgtttctttctgaaagCCACGTTTTCTGTAGGaattctttaagaaatattttgagaaagCCAGTTTTTGAATGCGTACGAAGAACAACATTATCCTAATTCTTAGGTTGAAAAAGGTTATTGAAACCTTCATACTGAACTTTCACGAATGCATTCCAATGGGTTGAAAGATTGTTTAAAACAATAGTACTACACTTTGCCAGACTAGTAGTATCTATCATAAAGTCCACAAATGACTGCACGTGCGCCCTATAAGTACATAGACGAGAGTGTGATGACCTTTACAATCTATGTAACTTACATCGTTAACACTCAGACACCTTCAGTAGTTTCCAAGCTTCTCACATTCCAACCACATGACACTCACCACAAAGTGAGCTTCTGGGGCAAAGACAGTTTACTGTCCCCAGGTAAAATCTGACCATATGTCTGAACAAGAGCATGGCATGTTGTTATAAGGCTAGATATTTACGTCACGTTGGTGACAATCAAAGTAGTTAAGTAGACATAACAGATAGGTCTTACAGTTTGTTTCAGACCATTAATATGATGTgatgtttgcaaataaaaattcctaaattttgtttcaggtacagatgaaaattattttttgttaattttctaataggtcaggtcaggtcagtcccatgcccggtccgggcgtaggggggaccgtccggcagcagcaacagacagaattttccaaaTTTTCCAAATTTTCCAGAATTTTCTAATAATCATACTCTATTTTCTGGTATATTAGCAGGCTTTGTCAGACACAAAAGGCAGTCAAGATGACGACAGAGACCAtccacctttgacctttccaTGTCCTACGTGTAGAGCAGTTATCACTGTTCCCCCTGGTGGCGTCATCCAGTTCCAGATTACAAAATAGTTCACGAAAACATACGACTCCCTCCTTTACTTCAAAAACGTTcatataaatgaaaaagtatCATATGCCATCATGGAACCTTGATATTTTCGTTTATTTTGTACAATTCATGTACAAAGAAAAGGCGTTAAAAGTGGTTCTCTTAACACTTTAGCTCCTTACAGCGTTAAAAGTGCttaaaatataactttacaATAAAAGTAAACTCTATAAGTTGAAAACGAAAGAATAAGGAACTAGACCtttagaacaaaagaaaaattataaatcttTATCAATGATCTTGCGTGCACAGTCAAGCAGGATTCATGACAATAGGTGgatgtgtttgacgaaaggtAATATAAAAGGATATCGTTGCTGCAAACAATATGGTATAAAGATACCTCTGTCGTTAGCCAATGTTTATTGATAACATTGCTTCTGCTAGTAGATACTGCTTAAAGCTAgaattgttttttattcttttttcagacTAATTTCGATTTGAACGATGACACACTCACCTGTCAGATATGCCCCCAAGGTAACGAGGCCACATATAACTGTTCTGAGTGCAGCCAAAATATGTGCGACCAGTGCCAGCAATGTCATAACAAATTTCTCCCCAGCCACCAGGTGCAACCTCTGACCTATAGCCAGCAAACATCTCAAATGAACTTTCTACCAGTGAAGAAAGATACCATCACGCAACAACTCAAGGTGCTGGAGGCGGCGCTGGTGACGATGAGGGAGAAGGAGGACACGCTGGAGCGGGAGAGGCAGGCGGTGGCTTACGTCATCACCAGGCGGGCTGACGCCGCGAGGGCGCTAGTGACGCAGGCGGAGGAGAGGAGCCAGAGAGAGCTGACGGAAGTAGCTGAAAGGCTTAGAATACAGATACAAGAAGAGATGGTAGCTACTCGCAAAAtctacagtaaaatatttacattgatATCACTAGAACGGGATACTGGTCAAGCGAATCCAATCAGCAGAAAGATGCAGACGGTTCTACTCAGTGATGAAAATTTACAGTTGTATCAAGATCGATGCAACAGGGGCAGACAATCGAAGATAATTCTGCACCAGTACAACGACGACGCCATTGACCTGAAGATCGTAGGAGACTACATAGGTACGGTGTGTGATGGTAAACAACCTGCAGGGAAGACCAGCAATGTGCAGGTGTCAGAGCTGTCAGACACAACAAAACTATCATGTGATATTGGAGAAAGGGAGGGGATGTTGACACATGATACACCTTCACCCTACTTAGAGAGATACAATAGTGCGATGATGGAACTGGGTATTCTCAAGGGAGAGATCTCTAATCTTCAGAAGGATGTgaccattttaaaagaaaaggaccCCATG
The sequence above is a segment of the Pomacea canaliculata isolate SZHN2017 linkage group LG6, ASM307304v1, whole genome shotgun sequence genome. Coding sequences within it:
- the LOC112566128 gene encoding uncharacterized protein LOC112566128: MCDQCQQCHNKFLPSHQVQPLTYSQQTSQMNFLPVKKDTITQQLKVLEAALVTMREKEDTLERERQAVAYVITRRADAARALVTQAEERSQRELTEVAERLRIQIQEEMVATRKIYSKIFTLISLERDTGQANPISRKMQTVLLSDENLQLYQDRCNRGRQSKIILHQYNDDAIDLKIVGDYIGTVCDGKQPAGKTSNVQVSELSDTTKLSCDIGEREGMLTHDTPSPYLERYNSAMMELGILKGEISNLQKDVTILKEKDPMVEQKLRSFEEKLENVQEDLSRTEKVTTSITQETETVKTVNCKLQNVIDNMQKEYSIMKTETDKSKQNIKDLKRHLKSFEEKSSFMVAFDVRLSVDKKVDEGFTDIVMRNVKCNVGEAYDKSTGIFTAPVTGIYFFMARTVKVKTSDLSLDIRVDWHIVAESCASSAPKAGGSCIVHLVKKLRKGRNVSLLSFTFSQATLRSSETSFSGVLVQPELDIE